The DNA region GCTTAGAACTCTGCCACATGAGCTGGGCTGCAGCTTAGTGCTGCAACATACTCCCAGTCTAAGGTGCTGCCCTCCTGATAAAAACAACCATACTAATGATCCCTGGAAGTTTTAAATAAGGTGATCATTAGAATATCCTTGAAAGATCATTTGTGGTTTAAGCTAGCTAAAACCACAAAGctatttccttaaaaaaaatttacctaACTTTATTATGTTCTGGATCTATAACAATATGcgtatttcattaaaaaaagtatttactaTTGAGCAGGTAAAACTAAAAACctcaataaagtttttttcatttttaatgtatttattgtccACCAGTAGTTTAAATTTGCCAGTTTTGGGCCCCAGGGCAAAAGGTTTGAACACCTCTGAACTACACAATCATGGGGAAAACTGTTGTGTGACAGTTGTCCAGCAAACAATGACAACATAATGACAAACAGCCTCAAAAGGTTACTGTTGGAAAAGCTGGACAAAGTTAAAGTGATACAAAAGCAGCAGTGACAAATGTAGCCTTGGGGAAATGGTGAAGCAAAGCCCATCCAAAGGTTTGACAGACATTCCAGAGGTCTACAGCTGGAGTCGATGATTCAGGAATCTCCCACACACAGGCACTCATAAGTCAGGTGATTTATAAGTGCCTGACATATAAATCACTCTACTTGCTCTACTATGTTTATTAAATTCTAAGTCAGGTCAGACATCTACTTAATCCCCTCTGGTGACAACTTTCATGGAGATGCTAACTTCctcttccagcaggacttggctCCTCCCCCCACTGCAAAAAGCACCAACACCTGCTTTAATAACCTTGCTATCACTCTGCATGAACAGCCGGCAAACAAACTTGTTCTAAACCCAATAAGCTCTGTACAAATGACACAGCTTCCCAATGTGTCTGTACAAAGCAGGCAAGCTGAAAGCAGGCAAGCAAAATGAGCCCCAGCCAAGGGTTGGGTCCATATTGTCTACATCAGTGGTCTCACAAACCTGTCCTTAAGAGCCGGTGTCCTCCGACTTTTtgatgtctctctgcttcagcacacctggccCCAATATTTGATCATTGGAGCTCTGTAGAGCTTCACTAGATGCTGGTGAGGCAATTTCAGcatttaattcaagtgtgtGGGTCAAGGGGCAcgtctaaaagttacaggacttGGACCCgtgaggactgcagtttgaggACAATGGTCTAAAATGGACATACTTTTCAGCCGACTGACATTGTAGGCAATAAAGCTATTTTAACATAATCAAGTTAGTTTTGTTAAGTTTAATACACATGCAcaatatgtaaattaaaaaaagaatatcttCCAACTTGACCAGTTGGAAGATCGGCCCAGTTGGAGAGGaatatttatattctaataACTGCataatatctttattttataattgaGTACAGTACTTTATGactattattgttgttattgttaaagAATTATATAGAAAAACTTCTGGAACTTTTTTGTGTGAACCTACATATCTTGACGTTGCCATAGCACCCAAATTTCTCCGCTGTGGGACAACTAAAGCTGTTCCAATTGTAAATTTATTGAAACTAAaaatatcatatatatatatatatatatatatatatatatatatatatatatatatatatatatatatatatatatatatatatatatatatatatatatatatatatatatgatgtgTTAGTTACAATTTTTGCATTGAATTACAATAACAAATGAACATTCCAGTCTCCTAAAATCAGAAGCAAGAATGCATGTTCAGAAGGAACACCTTCCTGACCTACCTTTCCCAAACTCTTGTCGACCTTGCGGAAGCATTTATTTAGAGACAAGTTGTGACGAACGGAGTTCTTCCAGCCTGTGGGAGCATTGGAGAAGTAAGGGAAGTGCTCCAGAATCCACCCGTAGATTTCTTTAACGGGCAGAGACTTGCTGGGAGACTGCTCGATAGCCATGTAGATGAGGagggaaaatgaaaaaggagGCTTAGATTTCAGCGAGTCCCTCTCACGGCCCCTGTTTTGTGACAAAGATGACGAGGACGATGAAGGACCCTGGTTTTGTTTGTAGTCTCCTTCAATGTCAAAAAGGGGGCTACCACTTGTCTGAGCTTCTGGGCCCCCGAGAGTGAAGTTCTGGAGCAGATTCTCATGAAGCCAGTTGAGGTTGGTGAGCTCCTCATCCTCTGCACCTGAAGCGCGATCCACGCTCGTCGCCAGTGGACTGGATGCGCACTCTGCCTCGGGCAGGGTCCCCACACCGCAGACACCTCTGAGTCCCGTCCGCTCTTCTTGCATACCCGGAATTTCCGTTTTCTTATCTGGTGACATCCCAATGATTGGACCCATTAAACCAAATAGGTCTGGAGAAACAAGAGAGAGGTTGTTAGAGTTGAAACAATCTATAAGCAAGAGCTCAGACAATTGTATGCTACACTTTCAAACGATGCGCCCTTTCAAGCAACGGCCTTGTTCTCTAGAAGCCCATCCCTCGAAACTGTCTCTGCTGCACTTCTTGGATTTCTCCCTCTTCGTCATGCCTGGATAGAGTGATAAAAGCCTCTCAGCACTCCCCCCCACCTCCTCTTGACTCCCATGGAGGACCTTCGAGGAGCCCATCTCAAGCAACTGAACTGACTTAAGGCTCCACTCCTGAACACCCATCTCATTTCCAGTCAAGTTTCAGTTGCTCATTGTGTGTAAATGAGCAGACCATCCAGTCACTGCAGGCCTGCATCTTACAGAGTGGATGGCTCTTAAAACTGCTCAGCATTCAGTGAGGATCAAGTCTCAATTAGTTGCATGCAAGATTAAGTAGCATAAAAAGGCTGCAGACCTGTGAGATATCAGCCATTTAACGGCCCAAAGAAATTCAACCTTAGCAGTGATTTATCATTAGCAAATCCTACCCAAGTACCCTTACTTAGAGAATAACACTTGAGAATGGCAGAGAAGGAAGCAGGATatgtaaaacagcagcaaagatCACATCcaagtttttttattggagAATATCTATGAAAGAGTGTAAAGGGGGGAAACTAGTACAAAGATACTGTATTACTGAGGAGCTGTACattggcgcagttggtagcactgttgccttgcagcaagaaggtcctgggtttgaatcctaaCTCTCTGCAGAGGCTTCTGCATGTGTCTTCTCTAAATGTTGGCTGTTTGTCCTGTGTATCTTTACACCTTCCTGTTATGTACTGGCGAACTGTCCAGGGTGTACACCACCTCTCGTCTAAAGACTGCTGGAGACAGGATACCTTCCAATGATCCAATGGATCTACCATTGGGTATTTATTCTAAAGATATACAGATAAATTAGCCTGGAATCAATAAAATGGCATCAAGAGCAACACTATTTCCTGTAGTTGCCACGACTGAGGGAAGAAGGCTCAAAGGTAGcaaaagtgaaaacagaattttatttgagCGCTTGGTTTTGGAAACTGTATTTATACAACAGCGAGACATTTTTGACGTTCATTGAGGCTGccagagagtgagagagagattAACACACAAAGTCATAATAGAGTTGATAATAGCTGCCCAATTTCATACTTCTAAAGTGACATGAGCCACCCACCAACATGGCGGGTCAATAAATCTCAGAGTATAGGACCAaatgatttagtttttcctcTAAAATAGTGTGAATCCCCAAGGTACGGCAACTTCTCTTTCCACATCCAGCATGTTGTCGCCTCTGCTcttaacataaataattaaggACCACTCACAGCAGTGAGAGTATTTTTggaataatgtgtttttttcccccattcttCTTATAGAGAATTCGTAATAAACTAAAATTGGTACTGAAAATTAAACTACAGCCTGTATATGTGCTCAAACATTCTGATCAGTTTATCTCTATttgctaattattttaaaaccatgaaCCATAAGTGATGGCTTAGCACACTGCTTAGTGAGGCCAAGAGCATAAAGAGCTCACTCTTTGTCTCGACTCACAACAAGCTTTATGTCCTGGttgtcaccatgacaaccatgTCATCCCTTCAACATGAGCAGAAATCCCATAAACAAGActcaataagaaaataagtaatCCACGCTGGCTAACACCGACACAGATGATGACTGTGGACCCCTCCATCCCCATCCCCCATTTAAACCAATAGTCTACGTCGTCATCCGTTGTCGTTCTTCCTGGGGGGGTCTGAAAGGTTGTGGATATAGACTGTAGTCGGTAAAGGCGCACCGTGTGCGGTGGATAGCCATGTCTTTCATTTCTGAGATAGGATAAGAATTGGGTCAAACTCAAAAAGTGTGTGTCAGAGACAGGAGAGGGAGTGAGCATACACATAAATCAGTTTTGTAAAAGCCAGTCAACGAGGATGGGAGCGAAAGGGAGGCATTAGTGCTTTTACAGAATAACCCATCAACTCTCACTGAGCAGATTTGTTCAACTCAGATTAAGAATAATTTTCTAATCTGGTTTCTTTTGCCTTAAAAGCATGTGttgttttcatgtctttattAATAAAGcatattgtttcttttaagttgttgtCTCTCTAACATGTACCCTCAATCCATCTCTTTATCCGTTAAGTATTGCACAATAGAATTATACTGTTGCACTGCATTCACTTCTGCATTTTTGCCCACTAACTAAAAAGAGCCTATTAAGTTCCCAAACAATAGTGAAGAAGCCACTTGATCAAAGGAAGAGAAGACAATAGCAATAAGTAAGATTCTACACTAAACTAGAAAAAATGAAGTCcaaaagactaaaaaaacaacaacaaagaacaaGTGGTAGGAAGAAAGGCTGGGTAGGTTTTCCACAGTCTGTGATGAATCACAGCTCTCAGCAAAGTAGAGCAAGCAGATATGTCAGGCAGCATGAGGACTGCCTGTTAGTGTCACAGGAAAATATCTGCTCAACAACACAGATACAGCTTCttctttctgatttaatttgcAACCAGTAAAAAGCTCTACAAGTCCCCAgactcaaacagaaaatatcattTGAGCTTCTGAAAACAACTGTAGACTACGGATAGAGATCTTTTGTAGCATCATAATAAGCCCCTGAAATGAGTCATCttacttattttcttaaaaagcaCATAGATGATAGGTCTTTGAGCACATGCCACTTGAGATTTAATGTAAGGCAGCTACATATATATCCATTTATACAtcagtgacaaagaaaaaaaagagaaggtaCAATGTAAAGAACCAGTTCAATtgctattttcaaaaaaatctcaaactgtTTAAGAGTTTCAGTGAAGTTTGAAGATATAACTGTGGTAGACATGGGTGGTTTGCCTGTATCAAGGTATAATCAAGGTTTTTAAAAGGTTCACCTTTCTAAACCGCTAAATATGCTTCATCATATCGTTCCAATAGTATAAAGTCCTGTGAATAAGAGTACAGTAAAGCCTAAACTGATGATCTGTACGCTATAAAGTTTGTCTTAGGAAGCGTCAATCATTAATTGTTTTAGCCCATCACATTTAATGAGGAAGATGTTCCTGGTCTTTACTGTGTTGGTTCTTCtttcctttaaatatttgtggatttaatttaatcaatcaaattacATCTCTCATTAAAATCTATGCACGTTTGTcaatttctgatgttttcttgttcttcaCCTTCACACAACTGCATTTCCTCTGTCCTTTAAAGTtatataatctgtttatttgagGTTTTCTGTACTTTTATCACATATTAATCTTTGCTTACCTCATTAGCTCTTAGtcattgttgtttctgtttttccttgtttttgtctgatGTGTCACTCACAGTTTTACAAGTGCTTAATAAATAAAGACCAACTGACTGAGACTGACTGAAGGAAGAATTATTTGCCTGTTTATATATAATAGAAATcatggaaacatttaaagtcGTTCCAggcatcatttttattaaactgcagTAGGGAATCTACAGTGTTATAATCCCATTGTTACTATgaaaagcaaaaggagaaaatggaACATTATTGTGTGCAATAATCACAACTTAAGAAGTTTATTCTAGATTTGTGTTTTAAGTCTaataatacataaatgtaacaaaaatataactcTCCCAATCCACAAGTCAGGATAAGCTTGTAGTATAAAGATTCATTCCtgcacttttaaataaaatttgtttgatcattttatagattttagTAATACTTTTACTCAAGATAGTTATGATGTATGAATTTCATAACAGCCCAAGCTTGCGTTATGTGTTCTGATGACAATTAGGTCAGATTACACTAGACATCCACACAGGTGTGGCCAAACGAAGACTTGAGTGCCGTCTCGATGGATTAGGAGGTGCAGCCTACAGTCTGCTGTAAACAGCCCACATGGCCCTTGTTTCTACGTAAACAGACCGTGACTGGCCGTAAACCTGCATGGCGAAGCTTTATGGGAGAAACGGGCAGTGGAACTATAAAATGAGTGAAGTGATTAGTCTAAAAGCCAGCAGTGGAAATAACAATCTGTaacagacacagaaaaaaactttataggCCACCATTTGCTTCAAACTAAACTtcatttaatagttttttttttttttcttgattcaGATTAGTCTCATGAAATATGACGAATTGgagtaaaacaaatgtttccttACAGAAGAAAACTACTTTAAACCAggaagaagattttaaaaagttgggaacataaaagatttattatttCTCAGCATCAGTAAACTTGATAGTGAtgttggaaacaaaaaacactgatttgTTTCTCTTGTCTAAGACTACCAAATCATGTGTTTCATTACATGGTTTTTAACTTCACTGCCGCTGGCTTTACACCAGGAATGCAATGCCGCATTACTATTCAGTTCTTCTACCAGTGGCATCGACACCAGTATGGTGGCAGATCAGACGCAATGGGTCAGGTGAGGAATCTGACactgttttcctgtttgaatTGCAAACCTGCCACTGTTGCTTGTAAGCTGACCAAATTTACCTGCCCCTTCATGAATTTCCACCTCTTTGGCCAGGTGCTGGTGCTAATTTCCATAAGTAAAAGCACACAAAAGCTTACAGTTACCCATTTGACCTCTTTGCTTGGTTTTTGGGAGTCAGAGAGAGCTTATCCCCCTTGAGTCGCCGCTTTCAAAtgacttttatttgaatattacCAGATGGAGGGTGGACAAGCGAGGAAGCCGTCTTGCATCCATCTTGCATCCATCTTAACACAGGAAATGTGTTAGGATTACCAAAAGCAATTACCAGCGCTTTTGGTAATTGAACCAAAAGCACTGGTTCAATTACCAGTGCTTTTGCAATGATCACAGTTATTATTGCTCTGATGAAAAAGGCATCAAAGAGAGTTGGCTGGGACCGTGGTGAATAAAGGAAGACTCATGAGTGGAGTCGAGAGGCAGCTAATAAGGCATCCTGGCCTGTTGACTGCTGCCCACCCTTGAAAATACACCGAAGCTTTAATGGTGCTGACCTGATGGCTCATCTGCAAGTTAAAAAAGCCAGTCAGACTCATCATATTCATGTGCAAACGGGCAGGCTAACAGCAGGTGCCACGGGACACCCCCCTCCATTCAAACTGCTCTTTTATCCCGTTAAGCACTTGGTCtattcaaaaatacacaaagacaTATGGAGATGGTTTTAAGTGGCAAATCAGCGGAGCTGCTATGCCAGAGAACGTACAAGAGGTTCAGAAAAGAAGCGCTGCTCTGAGATGTTTCCCTAGAAGTGAATCTCATGACCGGGACTCAGTTGCCACGACAGCCAGTGTTGTAAGGGAAGCAATTGTGCTCATGTCTGTGCATGAAGAGAGAGCTAATGTGGGGAGATCAATACAGGCGGAAACTGCTGAGGCCAGCagtctgctgctgttctccacaAACCTGTCTGACAAAGGCAGCTGCCAACCTGGATGCCATGGCGCTCCGGTCTTAGTGCTACTAAGGCTCACTTTATAACGCTTCATAA from Gambusia affinis linkage group LG13, SWU_Gaff_1.0, whole genome shotgun sequence includes:
- the foxn2a gene encoding forkhead box protein N2 — encoded protein: MGPIIGMSPDKKTEIPGMQEERTGLRGVCGVGTLPEAECASSPLATSVDRASGAEDEELTNLNWLHENLLQNFTLGGPEAQTSGSPLFDIEGDYKQNQGPSSSSSSLSQNRGRERDSLKSKPPFSFSLLIYMAIEQSPSKSLPVKEIYGWILEHFPYFSNAPTGWKNSVRHNLSLNKCFRKVDKSLGKANGKGSLWCVDPEYRPNLIQALKKQHFPAAHAFCTPPASPPSASSPPRHLFLQGCSFKESDIDAATAMMLLNSAPGHHVDPCKRIHTHTFWFLISCLFHTTLSLLSFYVASLVGLCAFICLYLFKQVSGSHSGNN